The bacterium genome has a window encoding:
- a CDS encoding Gldg family protein encodes MTAGRTLRALGRVSPALAVLCGFVALMIYLFFLQFVFSAKLYLGAACVFAGLWALSRRESIERSFKKVLAAGALSFALDVASAAAIVVLSFYIFNQHKRVLDLTVNDSFTLSRFSQSMIAKLDRDIEMIGFLRANDPRITQAKDLLSQYDIASDLIKTRIIDPELSPTETARYGRDVQGKIMVRGGTNEEWSSSWQEQSVTGLIVRATSDSRPGIYFLSGHGERSVLGSAPTDLSQAAQYLRFDGFEVARLDLTSGQRVPTNASVVVLAAPTANFLPTESESLEDYLSHGGRMLFLLEPDMPDGVSQLLAQLGLRTLGGEVIDPASNVFHDPRTPAVTGTGKLGHPIATGLAGVFFPGASPIAPLKTRSPDVDVRGILLSSPASYVMSEDSDRGSEPILGPFYLAVSAEAPANALGLASKKEGRNSTAEGRGAPGLPSHPGLLKGMRRAKKIAGGKYARIVAIADVDFAANRFIDQFGNAQLVLSAVKWLSQSDEIVSIPHKGRRLGRMVLTSIDLNVIKFISIVLLPLSVAAAGAIVWYRKR; translated from the coding sequence GCGCTTGGTAGGGTCTCGCCCGCCCTTGCGGTCCTCTGCGGATTCGTGGCCCTCATGATCTACCTGTTTTTCCTTCAATTCGTGTTCTCAGCAAAGCTCTACCTCGGGGCAGCTTGCGTCTTCGCCGGACTGTGGGCCTTGTCGAGGCGCGAGTCGATCGAAAGGTCCTTCAAAAAAGTCCTGGCAGCAGGGGCCCTGTCCTTCGCGCTGGACGTAGCTTCGGCCGCAGCGATCGTGGTGCTCAGCTTCTACATCTTCAACCAGCACAAAAGGGTTCTCGACCTTACTGTCAATGATAGTTTCACGCTCTCCCGATTCTCACAGAGCATGATCGCCAAGCTCGACAGAGACATCGAGATGATTGGTTTCCTGCGGGCGAACGACCCACGCATCACGCAAGCTAAGGACCTCCTTTCTCAATATGACATCGCATCTGATCTAATCAAAACACGCATCATCGACCCGGAGCTCAGCCCCACGGAGACGGCGCGCTACGGTCGGGATGTTCAGGGCAAGATCATGGTTCGGGGTGGGACTAACGAGGAATGGTCAAGCTCTTGGCAGGAACAGTCAGTTACAGGTCTGATTGTTCGCGCAACGAGCGACTCTCGGCCGGGGATATACTTCCTTTCGGGACACGGTGAGCGATCGGTCTTGGGCTCAGCTCCGACGGACCTATCCCAGGCCGCCCAGTATTTGCGGTTCGACGGCTTCGAGGTAGCTCGGCTTGACCTCACGTCCGGGCAGCGCGTCCCTACCAATGCGTCGGTTGTGGTCTTGGCCGCTCCCACGGCGAACTTTCTGCCGACTGAGTCCGAGTCGCTAGAAGACTACCTTTCACATGGCGGTAGGATGTTGTTCCTTCTCGAGCCTGACATGCCCGACGGGGTTTCGCAATTGCTCGCACAGCTAGGGCTACGGACGCTTGGCGGTGAGGTAATAGACCCAGCGAGCAATGTCTTTCACGACCCTCGCACGCCGGCAGTTACAGGGACCGGCAAGCTAGGGCATCCGATCGCGACTGGCCTTGCGGGGGTATTCTTCCCCGGCGCCTCGCCAATAGCTCCGCTCAAGACACGTTCGCCAGATGTGGACGTCAGGGGCATCCTTCTTTCAAGCCCCGCCTCTTACGTCATGTCGGAGGACAGCGATCGAGGCTCGGAGCCAATTCTTGGCCCGTTCTACCTGGCCGTCTCAGCTGAGGCGCCAGCCAACGCTCTTGGACTCGCAAGTAAGAAGGAGGGTCGCAACTCAACGGCCGAAGGACGCGGGGCGCCGGGTCTTCCGTCGCACCCGGGGCTTCTGAAAGGGATGCGCAGGGCGAAGAAGATAGCGGGGGGCAAATACGCCCGGATCGTTGCGATAGCGGACGTTGATTTTGCGGCCAACAGGTTCATCGACCAGTTTGGGAATGCGCAGCTGGTTCTTTCTGCGGTCAAATGGTTGTCTCAGAGCGATGAGATCGTGTCGATCCCCCATAAGGGTAGGCGTTTGGGGCGGATGGTTCTGACGAGCATTGACCTGAACGTCATCAAGTTTATCTCAATCGTCCTGCTCCCTCTGTCTGTGGCGGCGGCCGGTGCGATTGTCTGGTATAGAAAGAGGTAG
- a CDS encoding NAD(P)H-dependent oxidoreductase subunit E: MSVREVDEIIRDYDCQKSSLIAILQDIQAEYRHLPEDAIRSVSQMLDVPLSEVYSVATFFTSFSLQPRKRPIWVCTGTACHVRGAGRILEEIQRRVEGSEELKEEFSVETVHCLGACALAPVLVVDDEYHGRMSIGKVNEIFPQDAAK; encoded by the coding sequence ATGAGTGTGCGTGAAGTTGATGAGATCATCCGGGACTATGATTGTCAGAAATCGTCACTTATCGCGATATTACAGGATATTCAAGCCGAATACAGGCACCTACCTGAGGATGCGATTCGGAGTGTATCCCAGATGCTGGATGTCCCATTATCGGAAGTCTATTCCGTAGCAACGTTTTTCACATCGTTCAGCCTTCAACCTCGGAAACGACCGATCTGGGTGTGCACCGGGACGGCCTGCCACGTTCGAGGGGCCGGCCGGATACTTGAAGAGATACAACGTAGGGTTGAAGGGTCTGAAGAACTAAAGGAAGAGTTTTCTGTTGAGACAGTGCACTGCCTTGGGGCTTGTGCGCTTGCGCCTGTTCTGGTTGTTGATGACGAGTATCATGGGCGCATGAGCATCGGGAAGGTGAATGAGATCTTCCCTCAGGATGCGGCCAAATGA